A single region of the Yersinia entomophaga genome encodes:
- the lysC gene encoding lysine-sensitive aspartokinase 3, with product MIHAASQQATVVAKFGGTSVADFTAMSRSADVVLSHPDVRLVVLSASAGVTNLLVALAEGCEPEQRAFHLDEIRHIQYAILDNLKESSVVRDEIDRMLDNIAMLSEAASLATSTALTDELVSHGELMSTLLFVEIIRQRDVAVEWFDVRKVMRTNDRFGRAEPDTQALAELARAQLAPRLAEAIIVTQGFIGSEAKGRTTTLGRGGSDYTAALLGEALSLSRVDIWTDVPGIYTTDPRVVPQAQRIDKIAFEEAAEMATFGAKVLHPATLLPAVRSDIPVFVGSSKDPAAGGTLVCNKTENPPLFRALALRRKQTLVTLHSLNMLHARGFLAEVFNILARHNISVDLITTSEVSVALTLDTTGSTSTGESLLTTSLLTELSSLCRVEVEENLALVAIIGNQLSQAYGVGKEVFGVLDPFNIRMICYGASSNNLCFLVPGDDAEQVVKTLHHNLFE from the coding sequence ATGATTCATGCAGCATCCCAACAGGCTACCGTCGTCGCCAAATTTGGTGGAACCAGCGTCGCCGATTTTACCGCCATGAGCCGCAGCGCTGACGTGGTTCTGTCTCATCCCGATGTTCGCCTGGTCGTTCTCTCGGCCTCCGCCGGTGTTACTAATCTGTTGGTCGCCCTTGCCGAAGGTTGCGAGCCAGAACAGCGCGCCTTTCATCTGGATGAAATTCGCCATATTCAATATGCCATTCTCGATAACCTGAAAGAATCCAGCGTAGTACGTGATGAAATTGACCGTATGCTGGACAATATCGCCATGTTGTCCGAGGCCGCCAGCCTGGCGACATCCACGGCGCTGACGGACGAATTGGTTAGCCACGGCGAACTGATGTCTACGCTGCTGTTCGTTGAAATCATTCGCCAACGCGACGTTGCCGTGGAATGGTTCGACGTGCGTAAAGTGATGCGCACCAATGATCGCTTTGGTCGAGCAGAACCCGATACTCAGGCATTGGCCGAACTGGCTCGAGCCCAGCTGGCGCCGCGTCTGGCCGAAGCTATTATTGTCACCCAAGGCTTTATCGGCAGCGAAGCTAAAGGCCGCACCACCACTCTTGGCCGGGGCGGCAGTGACTATACCGCCGCATTGCTAGGTGAAGCTTTGAGCCTCAGCCGCGTTGATATCTGGACTGACGTTCCAGGCATTTACACTACGGATCCGCGCGTGGTGCCTCAAGCTCAGCGCATCGATAAAATCGCTTTTGAAGAAGCCGCTGAAATGGCAACTTTTGGCGCTAAAGTCTTGCATCCCGCCACCTTATTGCCCGCCGTTCGCAGCGATATTCCCGTGTTTGTTGGTTCGAGCAAAGATCCGGCCGCCGGTGGCACCTTAGTCTGCAATAAAACCGAAAATCCGCCGCTGTTCCGCGCGCTGGCATTACGTCGTAAACAAACGCTGGTGACCCTACACAGCCTGAATATGCTTCACGCTCGCGGTTTTCTGGCGGAGGTTTTCAATATTCTGGCGCGCCATAATATTTCCGTTGATTTGATCACGACCTCGGAGGTCAGCGTGGCGCTAACGCTGGATACCACTGGCTCCACGTCAACCGGCGAAAGTCTGCTGACCACGTCTTTACTGACCGAGCTATCCTCCCTCTGTCGGGTGGAAGTCGAGGAAAATCTGGCTCTGGTGGCGATTATCGGCAATCAGCTTTCTCAGGCTTACGGCGTTGGGAAAGAAGTATTTGGCGTATTAGATCCATTCAATATTCGTATGATTTGCTACGGTGCCAGCAGCAACAATCTGTGCTTCCTGGTTCCTGGCGACGATGCCGAACAAGTAGTCAAAACCCTGCACCATAATCTGTTCGAATAG
- the psiE gene encoding phosphate-starvation-inducible protein PsiE: MAKNSRSQWVAKNLQRLLNVGLIALAAILVVFLIKETFHLGQVLFTNNQETSSYKLIEGIVIYFLYFEFIALIVKYFESGYHFPLRYFIYIGITAIIRLIIVDHENPIDTLVYSASILLLVVTLYLANTERLKRE; this comes from the coding sequence ATGGCGAAAAATTCGCGTTCTCAATGGGTAGCTAAAAATCTACAGCGTTTATTAAACGTTGGCTTGATCGCGTTGGCCGCTATTTTGGTGGTCTTTCTGATTAAAGAGACGTTTCATCTTGGGCAGGTTTTGTTTACCAATAATCAGGAAACCTCATCCTATAAGTTGATCGAAGGAATAGTGATCTACTTCCTGTACTTCGAGTTTATCGCATTGATAGTGAAGTACTTTGAGTCAGGTTATCACTTCCCTCTACGCTATTTTATCTATATCGGAATAACTGCCATTATCCGGCTGATTATTGTCGATCACGAGAACCCTATTGATACGCTGGTGTATTCGGCGTCGATTCTGCTGCTGGTGGTGACGTTATATCTGGCCAATACCGAGCGACTAAAACGCGAGTAA
- the malF gene encoding maltose ABC transporter permease MalF, which translates to MQLSQTESYGRKKKVAWWQSDALKWLAIGLISLFTCYLIILMYAQGEYLFAIVTLILVSLGLYVFANRRAYAWRYVYPGVAGMGLFVLFPLICTIAIAFTNYSSTNQLTFERAQSVLMDRQFQTGKTYGFGLYPAGNQWRLQLTTPDSDQLLISEPFSLDGLSEQRVNVAPANTEAQGERASLRVITQNRQALNQLVAVLPDGGELRMSSLRQFAGTSPLYALGADGRELINKQTGVIYRPNIAEGFYQAVNADGQWENEKLSPGFTVTIGWKNFLRVLHDEGIQKPFISIFVWTIIFSVLSVTFTVAVGMVLACAVQWDALKGKAIYRVMLILPYAVPSFISILIFKGLFNQSFGEINLMLSHLFGIKPAWFNDPLTAKSMILIVNTWLGYPYMMILCMGLLKAIPDDLYEASAMDGAGPWQNFTKITFPLLIKPLTPLMIASFAFNFNNFVLIQLLTNGGPDMIGTTTPAGYTDLLVNYTYRIAFEGGGGQDFGLAAAIATLIFILVGALAILNLKASKMNFD; encoded by the coding sequence ATGCAGTTATCCCAAACCGAAAGTTATGGACGCAAAAAGAAAGTCGCCTGGTGGCAGAGTGATGCGCTGAAGTGGCTGGCTATTGGCCTTATCAGCCTGTTTACCTGCTATCTGATCATATTAATGTATGCGCAAGGTGAATATCTTTTTGCCATAGTGACGCTGATTCTGGTTAGCCTTGGGCTGTACGTGTTTGCCAACCGTCGCGCCTATGCCTGGCGCTATGTTTACCCCGGCGTGGCCGGTATGGGGCTATTCGTCCTGTTCCCGCTGATTTGTACCATCGCCATCGCCTTTACCAACTACAGCAGCACCAACCAGTTAACCTTTGAGCGGGCGCAATCCGTATTGATGGATCGTCAGTTCCAGACCGGAAAAACCTACGGCTTCGGCCTCTATCCTGCGGGCAATCAATGGCGTTTACAGCTCACCACGCCGGATAGCGATCAACTTTTGATATCTGAGCCTTTCAGCCTCGATGGGCTGAGCGAGCAGCGAGTTAACGTCGCTCCGGCCAACACTGAAGCACAGGGTGAACGCGCCTCTTTGCGAGTGATTACTCAAAACCGTCAGGCGCTAAACCAATTGGTCGCGGTATTGCCTGATGGCGGCGAACTGCGCATGAGTTCACTGCGCCAATTTGCCGGAACCAGCCCGCTGTATGCGCTTGGTGCAGACGGCAGGGAGCTGATTAATAAGCAAACAGGCGTTATTTATCGGCCCAATATTGCAGAAGGCTTTTATCAGGCCGTCAACGCCGATGGACAGTGGGAAAATGAAAAACTCAGCCCCGGCTTTACCGTCACTATTGGCTGGAAAAACTTCCTGCGCGTGCTGCACGATGAAGGCATCCAAAAACCGTTTATCTCAATCTTTGTCTGGACCATTATTTTCTCGGTTCTGAGCGTGACCTTTACTGTCGCCGTGGGCATGGTGCTGGCGTGCGCAGTACAATGGGACGCATTGAAAGGCAAAGCTATTTACCGAGTGATGCTGATTCTGCCCTATGCGGTGCCGTCCTTTATCTCCATTTTGATTTTCAAAGGGTTATTCAACCAAAGCTTCGGTGAAATTAACCTGATGCTGAGCCACCTGTTTGGTATCAAACCGGCGTGGTTTAACGATCCTCTGACCGCCAAGAGCATGATTTTAATCGTCAATACCTGGCTGGGTTATCCCTACATGATGATTCTGTGCATGGGATTATTGAAAGCCATCCCTGACGATTTATACGAGGCTTCCGCAATGGACGGTGCCGGGCCGTGGCAGAACTTCACCAAAATCACCTTCCCGCTGCTGATCAAACCGCTCACGCCGCTGATGATCGCCAGTTTTGCCTTTAACTTTAACAATTTCGTATTGATTCAGTTATTGACTAACGGCGGCCCGGATATGATCGGCACCACAACGCCGGCAGGGTACACCGACTTGCTGGTCAACTACACCTACCGAATCGCTTTTGAAGGCGGCGGCGGGCAGGACTTCGGCCTCGCGGCGGCAATTGCCACCCTGATTTTCATATTGGTAGGCGCGTTAGCGATACTGAATCTGAAAGCCAGCAAAATGAATTTTGATTAA
- a CDS encoding cation:proton antiporter → MELSPPLMLVVIGLSSLLAQWVAWLLRLPAILPLLLMGIVLGPLVHWVQPDLLFGDLLFPLVSLSVAIILFEGALTLRVEEIRGLGGVVRNLVTVGMLVTFSVISVACWWLLNFPPELAALIGAVTVVTGPTVIAPLMRVVRPKSTINQVLRWEGIVIDPVGAIFTLLVFEFIVLKQNAESYTHLFWTLGITAAVGLIAGALFGYLLGLALRRVWLPRYLQNLAVLAIMLAAFGISNAIADESGLLTVTVMGIWLANMRDVDTSDILAFKEELSAILISALFIILAARLDIHALWNMGWPLLILLAVVQFIARPLCIAVSTWRSSLHWRDRLLLCWIAPRGIVAAAVSSLFALTLQRNGYEGADKLVTVVFAIIIGTVVLQSLTSGMMARWLRVQQQKPRGVLIVGANSVARMLAQALLKLNIPVLVTDSSWEYYRLARMEGIPAYYGHAYSEHAENYLDLSETAQVLALSPNRHQNALAVYHFGHIFGDSHVFAIRSGTLQKGRTNAESSRFRRHEVLFAPEATYGRLSSQIAKGATIKATKLSENFGWLEYLEKHQGIIPLFYQREDGTLQPISAGVAPAVPCTLIALVQDDNSSASR, encoded by the coding sequence ATGGAATTATCTCCCCCGCTAATGTTGGTGGTGATTGGTCTGAGTTCATTATTGGCGCAGTGGGTCGCCTGGTTATTACGCTTACCGGCGATTCTTCCGCTGTTATTGATGGGTATTGTACTTGGCCCGCTGGTGCACTGGGTGCAGCCCGATTTGCTGTTTGGCGATTTGCTGTTCCCGCTTGTTTCCCTGTCCGTTGCCATCATTTTATTTGAAGGCGCGTTAACTCTGCGAGTGGAAGAGATTCGCGGTTTGGGCGGCGTGGTACGCAATCTGGTTACCGTGGGAATGTTGGTGACATTTTCGGTTATCAGCGTGGCCTGTTGGTGGCTACTGAATTTCCCTCCAGAATTGGCCGCGCTAATCGGAGCCGTCACAGTGGTGACCGGCCCGACGGTTATTGCTCCGTTAATGCGAGTGGTGCGCCCAAAATCTACGATTAATCAGGTGCTACGCTGGGAAGGGATTGTCATCGATCCGGTTGGGGCGATATTCACTCTGCTGGTTTTTGAATTTATTGTCCTGAAACAGAATGCAGAATCTTACACTCACCTGTTCTGGACGCTGGGTATTACCGCCGCGGTGGGTTTGATCGCCGGCGCGCTATTTGGCTATTTATTAGGATTGGCGCTGCGCCGCGTCTGGCTACCTCGCTATTTGCAAAACCTGGCGGTACTGGCAATTATGTTGGCCGCGTTTGGTATTTCTAACGCCATTGCCGATGAGTCCGGCCTGCTTACCGTCACGGTAATGGGCATCTGGCTGGCAAATATGCGCGATGTCGATACCAGCGATATTCTGGCTTTCAAGGAAGAATTATCTGCGATTCTGATTTCCGCTCTGTTTATTATTCTGGCGGCGCGGTTGGATATTCATGCTCTATGGAACATGGGTTGGCCGCTACTGATTTTACTGGCGGTAGTGCAGTTTATTGCCCGTCCGCTGTGTATCGCCGTTTCGACCTGGCGATCCAGTCTCCATTGGCGCGATCGTCTGCTGTTGTGCTGGATCGCTCCGCGAGGTATTGTCGCGGCGGCGGTCAGCTCATTATTTGCCCTAACTTTACAGCGTAATGGCTACGAAGGAGCGGATAAGCTGGTTACGGTGGTTTTTGCGATTATTATCGGCACCGTCGTGCTGCAAAGCCTGACCAGCGGAATGATGGCGCGCTGGCTGAGGGTTCAGCAGCAGAAGCCGCGCGGCGTACTGATTGTCGGGGCCAATAGCGTGGCGCGCATGCTGGCGCAGGCGTTGCTTAAACTGAATATTCCAGTGCTGGTCACGGATAGCAGTTGGGAATATTACCGCCTGGCGCGTATGGAAGGCATTCCGGCCTATTATGGTCACGCTTACTCAGAACATGCTGAAAACTATCTCGATCTGAGCGAAACCGCGCAGGTTTTGGCGCTATCTCCCAATCGCCACCAGAATGCGCTAGCGGTGTACCATTTTGGCCATATCTTTGGCGATAGCCATGTGTTCGCCATTCGTTCCGGCACGCTACAAAAAGGGCGAACCAATGCGGAAAGTAGCCGATTCCGCCGCCACGAAGTGCTGTTCGCGCCAGAAGCCACTTATGGCCGCTTAAGCAGCCAGATTGCCAAAGGTGCCACCATCAAAGCGACCAAACTCAGTGAAAACTTTGGCTGGCTGGAATATCTGGAGAAACATCAGGGCATTATTCCACTATTTTATCAGCGGGAAGACGGCACTTTGCAGCCAATTAGTGCCGGCGTGGCTCCCGCTGTGCCCTGCACTTTGATAGCCTTGGTACAGGACGATAATTCATCGGCAAGCCGCTGA
- a CDS encoding ShlB/FhaC/HecB family hemolysin secretion/activation protein, whose translation MIKRYSAFLLLLSASAQGNTLPNMGDFSPMSESRRALQDSSRTVHEIMDERRYQQLKKQNLLDSEAEMHHMALPMSAQCLPINGVYLRGVTLLKNSDLESIATLPENCISSNDINQLTREITHLYISKGYVTARVQFIQPNQDGELGINVTEGFIEKIIGGDHWVNSDLLFPDLVGKPLNLTQLDQGLDQANRLQSNTTKLDILPGKKDGGSIVRLNNVHTKSWLLSGSMDNYGQKNTGKWLARTSASYDSPLGLSDFVSLNVSSTLKDPQQRYSRAYTMLYSIPYGAWTFSGFASFSDYLNHQKLAINTVKLDGNTKQYGLRTDYVFHRDQDQIDSLSAQLTYKNVNNYFESSKLHISSPTLTVLELGASHMQILPRGLLSLNATVEQGMPWFGSERSSGRKPAGYPDAQFTKAKVFASLSQRFTLFDNPYQLTNSFYGQHSKNSLPGVEWISLTDRSAVRGFSHSTLSGDNGWYLQNTLSRTVPVGNTTFTPRLGADVGRVQARLSQQSWQSSAGLSAGVTFRYQRSLIDVEASRGWILSEHKTPVDPVQVLARFSYTF comes from the coding sequence ATGATTAAAAGATACTCCGCATTTTTATTGCTTTTGAGCGCCAGCGCTCAGGGGAATACTTTGCCTAATATGGGTGACTTCTCCCCTATGAGCGAATCTCGTCGTGCATTGCAGGATAGCTCGCGTACCGTTCACGAAATAATGGATGAACGTCGCTACCAACAGTTAAAGAAACAAAACCTGTTGGATTCCGAAGCTGAAATGCATCACATGGCTTTACCTATGTCGGCGCAATGTTTACCGATCAATGGCGTTTATTTACGCGGCGTCACTCTATTAAAAAACAGTGACTTAGAATCGATCGCTACTTTACCTGAAAATTGCATCAGTAGTAACGATATTAATCAACTTACCCGTGAAATCACGCACTTATATATAAGCAAAGGTTACGTTACTGCCAGAGTTCAATTTATCCAGCCTAATCAGGATGGTGAACTGGGTATTAATGTCACCGAAGGTTTTATCGAGAAAATTATCGGTGGTGACCACTGGGTTAATAGTGATTTATTATTTCCTGATTTAGTCGGAAAACCGCTTAATCTGACACAGCTTGATCAAGGATTAGATCAGGCGAACAGGCTGCAATCCAATACAACTAAATTAGATATTTTACCCGGTAAAAAAGACGGTGGTTCTATTGTTCGATTGAACAATGTACATACCAAATCATGGCTTTTATCTGGAAGTATGGATAATTACGGCCAGAAAAATACCGGAAAATGGCTGGCTCGGACTTCTGCCAGTTATGATAGCCCATTGGGTTTATCTGACTTCGTTAGCTTAAATGTCAGTAGCACATTAAAAGATCCGCAGCAGCGCTATAGCCGTGCCTACACCATGCTGTATTCCATACCTTACGGTGCCTGGACATTTAGCGGATTTGCCAGTTTCTCTGATTATTTAAATCATCAGAAACTAGCGATTAATACCGTTAAATTAGACGGAAATACAAAACAATACGGCCTGCGTACGGATTATGTGTTTCACCGGGATCAAGACCAAATTGACTCACTGAGCGCACAACTTACCTACAAAAACGTTAATAACTATTTTGAGTCATCCAAGCTACATATCAGCAGCCCAACGCTGACGGTGCTGGAATTGGGTGCCAGTCATATGCAAATTCTACCGCGCGGCCTGCTTAGCCTGAATGCCACGGTAGAGCAAGGCATGCCGTGGTTTGGCTCAGAGCGGAGTAGTGGCCGCAAACCTGCCGGTTATCCGGACGCACAGTTTACCAAAGCCAAGGTTTTCGCCAGTTTAAGCCAGCGCTTTACCCTGTTTGATAACCCGTACCAATTGACTAACTCGTTCTACGGCCAGCACAGCAAAAACTCTCTACCGGGCGTGGAATGGATCAGCCTGACTGACCGCAGCGCAGTACGCGGCTTTAGTCATAGCACCCTTTCCGGCGATAACGGTTGGTATCTGCAAAATACGCTGTCTCGCACAGTTCCAGTGGGCAATACCACTTTTACTCCACGTTTAGGGGCAGATGTAGGGCGAGTACAGGCACGTCTTAGTCAGCAAAGCTGGCAAAGCAGCGCAGGCCTCAGCGCCGGAGTGACCTTCCGTTATCAACGGTCATTAATTGATGTGGAAGCCAGCCGTGGCTGGATTCTTTCCGAGCATAAAACCCCCGTTGATCCGGTACAGGTTCTGGCCCGTTTCTCGTACACCTTTTAA
- the malG gene encoding maltose ABC transporter permease MalG codes for MAMVQPKSQRLRLLGTHFLMLCFIALIMFPLLMVIAISLRPGNFATGSLIPDQISWEHWKLALGMSVTHADGSVTPPPFPVMLWLWNSIKIAVITAAGIVTLSTTCAYAFARMRFKGKSSLLKGMLIFQMFPAVLSLVALYALFDRLGQYLPFIGLNTHGGVIFAYMGGIALHVWTIKGYFETIDNSLEEAAALDGATPWQAFRLVLLPLSVPILAVVFILSFIAAITEVPVASLLLRDVNSYTLAVGMQQYLNPQNYLWGDFAAAAVLSAIPITAVFLLAQRWLVGGLTAGGVKG; via the coding sequence ATGGCCATGGTTCAACCTAAATCCCAGCGTTTGCGTCTATTGGGTACCCATTTTCTGATGCTCTGCTTTATCGCGCTGATTATGTTCCCGTTATTGATGGTTATTGCCATTTCACTGCGACCCGGCAACTTTGCTACCGGTAGCCTGATTCCAGACCAGATTTCCTGGGAGCACTGGAAGCTGGCATTGGGGATGAGCGTGACTCACGCCGATGGCAGCGTGACGCCGCCGCCGTTCCCCGTGATGCTGTGGTTGTGGAACTCGATTAAGATCGCGGTGATTACCGCCGCCGGTATTGTCACCCTTTCCACCACCTGCGCCTATGCCTTTGCGCGTATGCGTTTCAAAGGAAAAAGTAGCCTATTGAAAGGAATGCTGATTTTTCAGATGTTCCCTGCAGTGTTGTCACTGGTAGCGCTGTATGCGTTGTTTGACCGACTCGGCCAATATTTACCGTTTATTGGGCTGAATACCCACGGCGGCGTGATTTTCGCCTACATGGGCGGTATCGCGCTGCACGTTTGGACCATTAAAGGCTATTTTGAAACTATCGATAACTCGCTGGAAGAAGCAGCCGCGCTGGATGGTGCGACGCCCTGGCAAGCATTCCGATTGGTGCTGTTGCCGCTGTCGGTACCGATTCTGGCGGTGGTGTTTATCCTGTCGTTTATTGCCGCCATTACCGAAGTACCGGTGGCCTCTCTATTGCTGCGAGATGTGAACAGTTACACGCTGGCGGTCGGTATGCAGCAATACCTCAATCCACAAAACTACTTGTGGGGTGACTTCGCCGCGGCGGCAGTCCTGTCGGCCATTCCAATTACCGCGGTGTTCCTACTGGCACAGCGCTGGCTGGTGGGCGGATTAACCGCTGGCGGGGTGAAAGGTTAG
- the pgi gene encoding glucose-6-phosphate isomerase — protein sequence MKNVNPSQTAAWKALEQHFEQMKDVQIRDLFAEDKQRFEKFSATFDDQMLVDFSKNRITTETMEKLQALAKETDLAGAINSMFSGEKINRTEDRAVLHVALRNRSNTPILVDGKDVMPEVNAVLAKMKQFCDRVIGGEWKGYTGKAITDVVNIGIGGSDLGPYMVTEALRPYKNHLNMHFVSNVDGTHMAEALKPLNPETTLFLVASKTFTTQETMTNAHSARDWFLAAAQDEAHVAKHFAALSTNGKAVAEFGIDTDNMFEFWDWVGGRYSLWSAIGLSIALSVGFENFEQLLSGAHAMDRHFAETPAEKNLPVLLALIGIWYNNFFGAETEAILPYDQYMHRFPAYFQQGNMESNGKYVDRNGNPVDYQTGPIIWGEPGTNGQHAFYQLIHQGTKLVPCDFIAPAISHNPLSDHHAKLLSNFFAQTEALAFGKSRAEVEAEFAAAGKTPEQVAHVAPFKVFEGNRPTNSILLREITPFSLGMLIALYEHKIFTQGAILNIFTFDQWGVELGKQLANRILPELADDAPVTSHDSSTNALINRFKNWR from the coding sequence ATGAAAAATGTAAATCCTAGTCAAACCGCTGCCTGGAAAGCGTTAGAACAACACTTTGAACAGATGAAAGATGTGCAAATCCGCGATCTGTTTGCCGAGGACAAGCAGCGTTTTGAGAAATTTTCTGCCACTTTTGACGACCAGATGCTGGTAGATTTTTCAAAAAACCGCATCACCACTGAAACTATGGAAAAACTCCAGGCACTGGCAAAAGAAACCGATCTGGCCGGTGCGATTAACTCCATGTTCTCCGGTGAAAAAATTAACCGTACCGAAGATCGCGCCGTACTGCACGTTGCCCTGCGTAACCGCAGCAACACCCCGATTCTGGTCGATGGTAAAGACGTAATGCCAGAAGTGAACGCGGTGCTGGCTAAAATGAAACAGTTCTGTGACCGCGTGATCGGCGGCGAATGGAAAGGTTACACCGGTAAAGCGATTACCGACGTAGTGAACATCGGTATCGGTGGCTCAGACCTTGGCCCTTACATGGTGACCGAAGCGCTACGGCCGTACAAAAATCATCTGAATATGCATTTTGTTTCCAACGTTGACGGCACCCATATGGCCGAAGCGTTGAAACCGCTGAACCCGGAAACCACGCTGTTCCTGGTCGCATCTAAAACCTTCACCACTCAGGAAACCATGACCAATGCGCACAGCGCTCGCGACTGGTTCCTGGCTGCTGCACAGGACGAAGCGCATGTGGCAAAACACTTTGCTGCGCTGTCTACTAATGGTAAAGCCGTAGCCGAGTTTGGTATTGATACCGACAATATGTTTGAGTTCTGGGACTGGGTAGGCGGCCGTTATTCACTATGGTCTGCTATCGGCCTGTCTATTGCTCTGTCCGTTGGATTCGAGAATTTCGAGCAGTTGCTGAGCGGTGCCCATGCTATGGACCGTCATTTTGCCGAAACTCCAGCAGAGAAAAACCTTCCGGTTCTATTGGCACTGATCGGCATCTGGTACAACAATTTCTTCGGCGCAGAAACCGAAGCGATTCTGCCGTATGACCAGTATATGCATCGTTTCCCGGCTTACTTCCAGCAGGGCAACATGGAATCTAACGGTAAGTATGTGGATCGTAATGGCAATCCGGTTGATTACCAAACGGGCCCAATCATCTGGGGCGAGCCGGGCACCAACGGTCAGCATGCGTTCTACCAGTTGATTCATCAGGGCACTAAATTGGTTCCTTGCGATTTCATCGCGCCAGCTATCAGCCATAATCCGCTGAGCGACCATCACGCTAAGTTGCTGTCTAATTTCTTCGCGCAAACCGAAGCTTTGGCTTTCGGTAAATCGCGGGCAGAAGTGGAAGCCGAATTTGCCGCCGCAGGTAAAACGCCGGAGCAAGTGGCGCACGTTGCACCGTTCAAAGTCTTTGAAGGCAACCGTCCAACCAACTCCATCTTGCTGCGCGAGATTACTCCGTTCAGCCTGGGGATGTTGATTGCTCTGTACGAGCACAAAATCTTTACTCAAGGCGCAATCCTGAATATCTTCACCTTCGACCAATGGGGTGTAGAACTGGGCAAACAGCTGGCTAACCGCATTCTGCCTGAGCTGGCGGATGATGCGCCGGTGACCAGCCACGATAGCTCAACCAATGCGTTGATTAACCGTTTCAAGAACTGGCGTTAA